A single region of the Phycisphaerae bacterium genome encodes:
- a CDS encoding ankyrin repeat domain-containing protein, whose protein sequence is MSKPLPPHPNLEWLKKRAKDQLDELRASKPEAQLSEAQLAVARDYGFPSWRKLKAHVEQSRGREDSAAAVIRPDDSDLVRLLAAAESGDIETVAEILDRRSELANARGPDGKTPFHAAAWSNVPQLAVLLLAAGGDPDAKYGESGHTALSWAITCHALAFAKTLVLMGHKPDLFCAAGMGALDAVRACFNDAGVLVPGMVRTGS, encoded by the coding sequence ATGTCGAAGCCGCTGCCGCCGCATCCCAATCTTGAATGGTTGAAAAAACGGGCCAAGGACCAACTGGATGAACTGCGAGCCAGCAAGCCGGAGGCGCAGCTGAGTGAGGCTCAGCTCGCGGTCGCGCGCGACTACGGGTTTCCGAGTTGGCGAAAGCTCAAGGCGCATGTCGAACAAAGTCGCGGCCGGGAAGACAGTGCGGCGGCGGTCATCAGGCCGGATGATTCCGATCTCGTGCGGCTCCTCGCCGCCGCCGAATCCGGTGACATCGAGACGGTCGCCGAGATCCTCGACCGGCGTTCGGAATTGGCCAACGCCCGGGGACCCGACGGTAAGACGCCGTTTCACGCGGCCGCCTGGAGCAACGTTCCGCAATTGGCCGTGCTCCTGCTTGCCGCCGGGGGGGACCCCGACGCAAAATACGGGGAATCCGGGCATACGGCACTTTCCTGGGCGATTACGTGTCATGCGCTCGCTTTTGCCAAGACGCTTGTCCTGATGGGGCACAAGCCCGATCTCTTCTGCGCCGCCGGCATGGGGGCGCTTGACGCTGTGCGGGCTTGTTTCAACGACGCGGGAGTACTTGTGCCCGGAATGGTGCGAACGGGCAGTT